The Deltaproteobacteria bacterium sequence GCCGACAGGCCCGGCGACCCCTTGCGGACGACGACGCGCTCCGTGCGCCCGTCGCGCGTCGGCGCCGCGCCGAGGTAGTAGTTGCCGGCGAGCGCGAGCCAAATCGTGACGAGTGCGGCCAGTGGCACACCGACGGCGACGGCGGCCGCGGCGCGGAAGAACCGCCGTGTGCGGTGGAGCACCGCAAGTTCCTCGGGCGTCGACGGCGCAATGCCCTCGCGACGGACCTGCCACCACTCGCGCAGCGACAGGCGGCGGTGTTGTGCCGCCTTGCTGCCCAGCAGTTCGTACGCGCGCCGCGCGGCCGCCCGCGCGGGCGCGGCGATTTCGCGAATGCGCCCGGCCAACAGCTCGTGCGCGAGCCGATAGTGATGCGCGCCGTCGGCGCCCCGCACGACGTACAGCAGGCCGTGTTCGGCGAACGCGGCGGCGGCTCGCCGCGCGAACTCGCGGTCGATCCCCGCGCGGGCCGCGGCCCAGTCCGGGGGCTGCGGCGGGGCCTCGTCGCCCGTCGCCAGCTCCGCGAGCAGCCGCAGCGCCGCGCGTTCGTTGCCGGTCGTCGCGGCAACGTGTCCGATCCACTGTCGCTCCAGCTCTGTCGCCCCGCCGGCGGCGCGCAGGTCGTCGACCGTCGCGATGCGCAACGCGCGAATGGCGAGCGCTGCGATCTGCAGGTCGGCCGGCAGGATCGGTCCGGCCGCGGCGAGCTGATCGACGACGGCGTCGGCGAGCGTTCGGTCCGACGTGAGGCCCGCGAGCGACAGCGTGCGTTCGAGTACGTGCGCGGCCGTCGGCGGATCGAACCGGCGCAACTCGAAACGGGACGCCGGCGGGAACAGCGACCCGGTCCGCTTTTCGAGCGCGCCGAACCGGTGGACGCGGGCGCTGCAGCAGGAAAACAGAAACCGCGCCCGCCCGCGCGACCGGGTGACGACGCGCGCGAACAGGTCGCCGAGTTGCGCGTTGATTCGCTGGTCGTTGAGGCCGAGCAGGTAGTCGACGTCGTCGAGGACGAACAGGTACAGCTGCCCCTCGATCGCCTGCGACACGATCCGCGCCAGGTAATTCAGCGGCTGCTCGCCCTCGCTCGGGTTTTGGCCCGTGACCGCATGCGCGGCCTCCGCGAACGAGCGTGCCGGGTCGGACAGGTCGTCGCACGGCAGTACGATGACGCCGTGGTCGCGCAAGTGCGGAATCAGTCCGGCGCGCAACAGCGACGTCTTGCCGACGCCCGCCTCGCCGTACAACAGCCCGGCGCGGAAGCCGTCGCCGGTGATCAATTTGGCCAGCTCATCTCGCTCGCCGTCGCGGCCGTAGAACACGTCGCGCTCGGATTCGGTAAACGCCGCGAGGCCGCGCAGCGGAGTCCCCGTCTGCGGATACGTCGTCGCCGGCACGGGCTCGACTATAAACGAAATCGCGCAGATGCGAGTTGTGGCGCGCTTACTTTCGGCAGTAGCCTGTGCGCGTGTCCGCGATCGATGTCTCCGATCTCACGGTCCACTACGGTCGGCGCGTCGCCGTCGACTCCGTGAGCTTGCGCGTCGACGCACGCGAAATCGTCGCCGTGCTCGGCCCGAACGGCGCGGGCAAGAGTACGCTGCTCGCCGCGATCGCTGGCGCGCTGCCGGCGACCGCGGGGACGATTCGGATCGCGGGCGTCGATCCCGCGCAACGCCCCCTCGATGCGAGGCGCGCGACCGGGTTTTGCGACCAGCCGCCGACGCTGTACGAGTTCCTGACCGTCGAGGAGCACGTTACGTTCGTCGCGCGCGCGCGCGGCGCGGAGGACGCGGCTGCCGTGACGGCCGTGTTGGCCGACCTGGGGCTCGCCGGCGTGTCGCAACGGCTCTGCCGCGAGCTGTCCTTCGGTATGCGGCAGCGAGTCGGCCTGGCTGCCGCTCTGATCGGCGCCGTCCGCGTCGTGTTGCTCGACGAGACGCTCAACGGGTTGGATCCGCGTGCGTCGGTGCGCGCCCGCGCCAGCGTGCAGCGTGCCGCCGAAGCGGGCGCCGCCGTGGTCATGTCGACGCATTTGCTGGGGGTCGCCGAGCGCCTGTGTTCGCGCATCGTGATCATGGACCGCGGCCGGATTCGCGCCGATGTGGCGGCGCACGGTCTCGATGCGGCGGCGGTCGAAGAGTTGTATATGCAGCACGTTCGCGACGAGGACGCGGCGTGACCCACATGACGGCTCGCGAGTTGTTGCGATGGTCGGCGTTGGAGGCGCGCCGGCGCCGTCGAGCGCGCGCGGGGCTCGGGCGCGTACCGCCCGCGGGGTGGGCCGCCGTCGCCGCCGCCGCGCTCGCGATCGAGATCGTCCGCCGCGGAGGAGACGAGGTCAGCCGCCTGTGGATTGCCGCGGCGGTCATCGGCAACGCGGTCGTCGTTTTCGGCGCACCGTTTCGCATGTACTGGCGGCGAGACACGGCCTTGCTCGCGAGGCTGCCGCTCGACGGCGACGTGCTGTACCGGGTGGCGCTCGCGCGCAGCGCCGCGGCGGCCGCACGCGTGGCGGTTGCGCTCGCGGTCGCCGCGTGCGCGTTCGGCGCCGTCGATTCGTGGGCGATCGCGGGCCGCCACGCGCTGCTGGGCGCGATCGGTGCGGTCGCGTCCGCTGCGCTCGGTCCAGCGGTCGCGCTGTTCGCCGGCGCGCTGATCGCTTCCGAGCGCGCGATGGCGTTGGTGCACAGTCTCGCGGGCGGCGAGATCGGGGCGCCGAAGACGACGTGGCTCGGGTTGCTGCCGGGCGTGGCCGCGGCCGCCGTCGGCGCGGCGCTGCTCGCGGGAGCGCCGTGGGCAGCGGGCGATACCGCCACCGCGGTCGGCTCACCGGAGGCGCTCGCGGTGGCGGCGATCGGGATCGCCGCCGGCGTCCTCGCCGCGTCGCTGCCGCTCGCGCGCCGGTGGATGGGGGCCGCGGTGCGCGAGGTGGCAGCGCTCGACGCCGTTCGGCTGGCGCACGTCGACCGCGTCGGCCCGTCGGCACTCGAGCGAGCGTGCGGCCGCCTGCTGTCGCGCGGCGCACGCCTCGTGTTCGACAAGGACGCCGCCGTCGCACGCCGGCGGTATCCCGCGCCCTATCTCGTCATGGGGCTGGGTGTCGTTGCGTTGTGGATCGTCGCCGCCGTACGGCCGGAGGCGATGACGACGTGGGCCGCCGCGCTGCTGGGCGCCCAGGCGACGTATGCCGCGGTGATGGCCAGGCGACTGTGGACGCCGCCGGTCGAACACGCGGTGCTGGTGCGCACGTTACCGATCGCCTCGGGTGACGTCGCGGCCGCCAAGCGCGCTGCCGCGGCGCTGCGCGCGGCGATCGCGATTGGCGCCGGCGGCGTGCCGGTGGTCGCGCGTGCGCCCGACCCGGCCGAGCTGGCCGTCGTCGTCGCCGCGGCGGCCGCCGTCGCGTTGCTGGCCGGCGCGCGCGCAGATCGGCGCGCGTGAGCGCCGCGGCGGGCGAGGAGGCGGTTGCGCGTAGGCGCGCCAGCGAGGTTGCGACCTGCGAGGCGAGGTTCGGCGCACGCCCGCAGCGCACGAGGGCGCGTATCCACATACGGTACCGAGGGGCGCGAGGACGTACGCCGAACATCGCCCGCTGATCGCGACCGCAGCCAGCGGCGATGCGCAACAGCCTCCTAGGTTTTGAGGACACCCGGGCGCGTCGGTTCGTCGTCGGTCGGCGACGCGTCGTCGCGGTCGGTGTGGAACACGTGCAGGGATCGAGTACACGCGTCCGCCTCGCGCCCGCTCTGGCGCAGGTCGAACAGGCAAACGACCTCCGTGCGACGACCCGGGTCGACGTTGGCGACGAACCGCGTCACGGAGCTGAGCACGAAGTACAGCCCCAAGCCGGCGCCGCCGCCACCTGTCGGCCGCGGGCGACCGCGCTCGGTGCGCGCGCGCAACAGGTGATCGACGATGGCTTCCTTGTGTAGCTGGCCGAACGCGTCCTCGACCGACACCGCGAAATAGCGCCCGTCGCAGGCGTAGCGCAGCAGCGCGGGCGACGCGATCGCCGCGCCGGCGTCGACCTCGTCGGCCGAGGGGACTCTCGGGGTCTCGCCGCGCGCGATCGCGGGCGCGTCGTACATGGCGTTCATCAGCAGCTCGTCGGTGACGCTTTCGATCTTGGCCACGAGCTGCCGGCGCGCGCCGACCGATCTGGCTTGTTCCGCAACCGTGAGCAGCGCGATCCGTTTCTGCTCGTACGAATCGATCGACAGCTCGTGCACGCGCACGCCCCACGCGAGGTACTTCTCGAGCCCGAAGATGTCGCCTGAAAGCAGCTTCACCGACGTGACGACGAGTTCATCGTCGTCGCCGCTCGAGTTCTTGCCGACGTCGCTGATGATGTGGTCGAGCCCGGTGTGGCGGAGCAACTCGACCACGTCGTTGTCCTCGAGCGATGCGCCGAGGCAAATGATGTCGCCGCAGCCTCCCGCCTCGTCGAGCAGCGCGGGCAGGTCGACCTCCGCGCGCGCCTGCTGGTCGACGATGACGATACTCGGCGGAGGCTCGAACTGGCCCGTCCCCCTCGCGCTGCGGAATTCGACGGTCGACCCCGCCGCGTGGAGCGAGCGTTTCAGCGTCCGCCGCAGGCTCGGATCGTCCGTGATGCAGAGCGCGTGCGGCGACAACTTGGGCATACTTCTTTACCATTGTATCTGCCAGCATTCGCGGGCGTCAAAAAAGAAGCGCGCCGCGAGCGCGATCCAGCGTACGAATTTCGTGATGTGGACATCGGTGCGCGTCAGGCGGTGCGTGTGCGCCGGCCGCAGCGATGTGGCGTCGAGTGCGCCGGTGTCGGTACGAGCGCGGGCCGGTCGACATCGGTGCGCCGCAAGTGGCGGCGATCTCATATCGCCTGGTACGATTACGCGCCCACGGCATGAGCGTACGTCCGCCGCCACCACCGCCCAGTAAGAAAGACGACCCGGCACCCGCGCGCCGGGCGGCTACTCCTCCGCCGATCCCGGTGGACGAGCCGAGTGAAGTGGAGGACAGCTCGCTCGCGACGCGACCGGTGCCGGCGCCGGATGCCGCCGCGGCGGTAGACGAACTTGCCGGGCTGATCGCCGGCGAGGCGGAGGCCCTCCTCGTCGGCGGAGACGGCGCGGCCGAGGAGGCGTTGGCCGACATCAACCTGCGGCTCGCGTTGCTCCACTGGGACGTGCTCGAGGATGCGGAAGCTGCGGCGCGCTATCTGGAACTCGCGGATCGCCATCCGCTCGCGCCGGCGCTGGCGCTCGCGCACGCAGTGACCGAGGGCAGCGCCGAAGCGTTGGTCGCCGCGAGCCACGCGCTGGCCGAGGCGACGCCCGAGGCGCTCTCGGTCGTCGGCGGTGCCGCGGCCGCCCTGCGCGACGTGGCCGAGGCGTGGCTGTATCGGTTCAACGATGCGGAGCACGCCGTCGCCGCCGCCCGCGTCGCGCTCGATCGCATCGCGGCCAGCGAGGGCGCCGCCGCGGACGAACTGCGCGACGAGCTGCGCCACGTGTACGCGGCCGGCCTCGCGGCCGCCGGCGAGTGGCACGAGTTGGCGTCGCTGCTCGCGGAGGCTGCGGTCGCGTTCGGCACCGGCCGGCGCAGCGCGCCGCGCTCGCGGGTTCCGGTGGACGCGCTGCGCAGTTTGGGCGAGGCGATCCACGTATACCTCGACCGGCTCGCCGACGCCGACGCGGCACGCGGGTTGATGACCCGCGCGCTGTCGGTGGAACTGGACAGCCCGGCGCGGCCGAGCGAGGCGCTCGCGCGGCTGTACATCGTCGACCGCGCGATCGAGCTGGCGGCGGCGGAGGCGGGCGACGAGCTCGACCTCGCCGCGCTGCTCGCGTCGCGCGAGGCGCTGCTTCCGGCGGACTGCCCGGTGGAAGTCGGCGCGACCCGCTACCGCGCGGCCGCGGCCGCCGAACGCGCGGGGGACAGTGCGCGCGCCCGTGCGGTGTTGGCTGAACTCGCGGCGCCGGCCGCGTCCGCGGGAGCGCAGGCGGAGTGGGGCCCACGGCTGGCGCAAACCGAGCGCCTCCGGCTCGCGATCGCAGCCGAGCAGTGGACGGAGGCGGCGGCCGCGCTGCGCGAGTTGGCCGGCCACCCGGCATCGGGATCGCTGGCGCCGTTGTACGAACGCCGCGCCGCGGAGGTGCTCGATGCGCGCGCCTTCGACGCGCAGGCCGCCGTGACGCAGTGGCGGCGACAGTTCGATGCTGACACAACTGATTGGACCGCCGCTCGCGCGGTCGAGCGCCTCATGTTGGCCGGGCCGCCTGAGCCGCTCATCGACTTTTTGATCGCGACGGCAGAGATCCCCGGGAACCGGATGGCCGCCCGGCGGCGCGCGGCGGCCGTTGCCGAGAGCCGCGCAGGCGACGTGGACGCCGCGATGCGGCTGCGCGCCCAGGCCGTGCGCGCCGACGACGACATCGGGGCGATGCTGGACGTGGCGCGGCTGCACCGCAAACAGCGCGACCGGGACGCGCTGGCGGCGGCGTATCTCGCGATCGCCGAGCGCGTGGGCGTGGCGCGCGCGAAAGCCGCGCTGGAGTGCGCGGCCGGTGCACTCCACGTGTCGCGCGGGCGCTACGACGCGGCGCGCGCCGCGTTCGAGGCAGCGGCGCGCCATGCGCCGTCCGACCCGACCGCGTGGGCCGCGCTGGCGGACCTGCACCGCCGTGCCGGTCGCCAGCGCGAGCTGGCCGTCGCCCTCGAGCAACTCGCGCGCACCGCCGCTCTGGCGGACACGCGGGTGCGCGCGTTGCGGGAGCTGGCGGCGATCACGGCCGACTTTCTCGCCGACCCGAAGGCGGCGATACGCCACTACGAGGCGGCGTTGGACATCGATGCCGACGACGTCGAGTCGCTGGTTCAGCTCGCGCGGTTGTACGACAAGGTCAAGAACTGGTCGCGCGCCGTGGACCTGCGCCACCGCGCAGTCGATCAGGATGGCGATGTCGACCGCCGCGTCGAGTTGTGGCTCGAGATCGGGGCGATCGAGGAGCGCCATCGCAAGGACGAGGCCGCCGCGGTGAGCGCGTACGAGGCTGCGCTCGACCTCGCGCCGGACAACGTGACCGCACTCGGCGCGCTCGCGCGGATCCACCGCCGCCGCAACGCGTACCCGGAGCTTTTGAACACGTTGCGGCGCGAACTCGATGTCACGGAGGATCCGCAACGGCGCCTCGCGCTGCTCCTCGACATCGCGGAGGCGGCGGAGCGAGTCGCCGGCGAAGCGCCGCTGGACGCATATCTAGCGGTGCTCGCGGTCGACCCGGCGAGCGACAAGGCGCTTGCCGGCGTCGAGCGCATCGCGGTCGCGCAGAACCGATGGGACGTGATCGCCGACGCCTTTGCCGCCGCGCCGCCGACGGCGCACAACCTGGACGTGTTGGCCCGCGCACTCGAACAGCTCGATCGCTACGACGCGTTGGCGAAGACGCGCGCCGCTCAGATCGAGTTCGCGAAGACCGACCGACAGCGCGCGGAGCTCGCGGTGTCGGCGGCGGAACTCTACGAGAAGCAGCTCGACAACGCCGAGGAGGCCATCGATCTGTACGAGCGCGCGCTCCAGTTTCAGCCGGGACACGAGCGGGCGCGCGCCGCGCTCGCCCGTCTGCTCGAGACGCACGCGCGGTGGCCCGAACTGGCGGCGGCGCTCGAGCGCGAGCTGCAGGCCGTACCCGCGGGCGACAAGAAGCGCCAGATGGTGCTGCTGGCGCGCCTCGCGGAGTTGCGCCGCGACAAGCTGCAAAAGCTCGGCGACGCGGCGCTCGCGTACGAGGCGATCCTGGAACTGGCGCCTGGTCACATGCCGGCGCTCGAGGCGCTGCAGGAGTTGTACGAGCGCCTCGACCGGCCGAAGGACTTGTTGCGGGTGCTCGAGGCGCGCGCGGCCGCGGTCGATGACCAGAGCGCCAAGGTCGAGCTGTGGACGCGGATCGCCGAGGTGAAGGCTGACCGCGGCGACATCGACGGCGCGGTAGCCGCCTACCAAGACGCATTCGATGCGGACCCGAGTTCGCGCGACACGTTCACCGCGCTCGAGCGGCTGTGCTACCGCCACCAGCGGTGGATCGACGCGATGTCGCTGTACGACAAGGCGACCGAGCTGGTCGAAAGTGGCCGGTCGCGCGCATACCGGCTCGGCGATCTCTACCTGCGCCGAGGCCAGGTGCAGCTGCAGTACCTCGACCAGCCGGGCGAAGCGGCGGCGTCCTACCTGCGCGTCATCGAACTCGATCCCGACAACGACACCGCGATCAAGTTTCTCGAGACGATCTTCGCACAACAAAACGATTGGGCCGTCTGATCAGTGCGTACGAGACGCGCGCCCAACTCGCGCGCGACGACGACAAGCGCCTCGATAGCCTCCGCCGGGCGGCTCGGGTTGCGGGCGCGAAGCTCAAGGATCCGGCCGAGGCAGCGCGAATCTACGAGGCGATCGTCCAAATCGATCCGGCCGACACGGAGGCGCTCGACGCGCTCGAGCGGTTCCATGAGCGCGCAAGGAACTGGCAGAAACTGGTCGACGTGCTGCGCATTCGGCTCGAGTCGGCACCGGCGGGCGACGCCGCGACCGCACTTTTGCGCCGCATCGCGCGCATCTGCGAGGAGGGGCTGCGCGACGAGCAGCAGGCGATCGAGAGCTACCTGCGCATCCTCGAGATCGCTCCCGGCAACAAGGAAGCGCTCGAAGCACTCGGCCGGATCTACGAGTCGACCGAGCAGTGGACGCAGTTCATCGACATCACGCGGCGTCAGATTCGCGTCACGACCGACCGCAACCACAAGGCGCTGCTGTATTTCAAGTGCGGTTCGGTCATGGAGGCGAAGTTCGGCAAGGAGGAGGACGCGATCCGGTACTACGACGCCGCGATCAAGACCTCGCCGTCTTGCCTGCCCGCCGTCCACGGACTGCGCGACCTGTATCGCCGCCGCCAGGATTGGCCGCGCGTCATCCAGACGTTGGAACTCGAGGTCAAGCTGTGGCAGGACGACAAGGAGCGCGCGGGCGTATTCGCGCAGATCGGCCAGATCTACGGCACGCATCTCGGCCAGCCGGAGCGCGCGTTGCACTACTACGAGTCGGCGCTCGCGGTGGATCCGGAGTGCCTGCCGGCGAACAAGGCCTTGTTCGAGCAGTACTACCAGGCCGGCGACTGGGAGCGAGCGAAGCCGTTGGCACAAGCGCTCGCGCAGAAGGCGATGCGCGAAGGCGATCCGAGCCAGCGCTCCGACTTCTACCTCAAGCGGGGGATCGTCGCGCGCATGACGGGCGACATGCGCAACGCAGCCGAGAGCATCATCATCGCGCTCGAGATCAAGCCGACCAATCTCGACGCGCTCGACGCGCTCGGCGACCTCGCCAGGGTCGCCCCCGACGCCTACGACTTTCCGGCGACCTACCGCGAACTGGAAAAGATTTACAAGCGGCGTGACGACTCGGCGCCGTATATGGCGCGCGTCCACGTCGCGCGCGCCGTCATGGCCGAGCGGGAAGGCGATCTCGACCAGGCCGAGACGTTGTATGCACAAGCGCTTGGCGAGGCGCCCGACGATTTCACGATTCTGTCGGCGCTGGTCGACCTGCACTGCAACATGCGACGCTGGTCGCATGCGTGTGACGCGATCGTCAAGTTCCTGAACGGCTCGCCGCCGCCGCCAGACGACGTCAAGGTGCGCGCGATGATGCGCCTGGCCGAGATTCACGACGAAGGCGAGATGGATGCGCGGCGGGCTGCAGCGGTGCTGCGCGAGGTGATCAAACTCGATCCGTCACACC is a genomic window containing:
- a CDS encoding ABC transporter ATP-binding protein; translation: MRVSAIDVSDLTVHYGRRVAVDSVSLRVDAREIVAVLGPNGAGKSTLLAAIAGALPATAGTIRIAGVDPAQRPLDARRATGFCDQPPTLYEFLTVEEHVTFVARARGAEDAAAVTAVLADLGLAGVSQRLCRELSFGMRQRVGLAAALIGAVRVVLLDETLNGLDPRASVRARASVQRAAEAGAAVVMSTHLLGVAERLCSRIVIMDRGRIRADVAAHGLDAAAVEELYMQHVRDEDAA